The Branchiostoma floridae strain S238N-H82 chromosome 12, Bfl_VNyyK, whole genome shotgun sequence genome segment GgattgattgtacttgtagaagtgacactagtgaggtacatgtagccaatactgtagttgtagttgtagaagtgaaactagtttaatagtaaaagtggcaccaatatggtaGCCATGGCTGTAGTTGTCAACtggtaggtacatgtaatacatgtacaagtctaccacactagtgtcactttgtgcattTCTTGAATGCAGATGTAAATGACTTGTTGGCTCAAAGTGCTATAATATCTCAAGTAGtctcttcaattcttgttacaatcaTGTTTTATGGTGTCTTTATTGAAAATGTAGATatcttgaatgtacatgtagcaacaagTAATAGCCAACAATTTACATGTAggctaaagccccggtcacaaagtgcgtacgatttcttgcgaaggcatattccgcatatcgtacgatgagctcagtaaatcgcagcaaaatcgtaagcaaaatcagcaaTCGCAAGGCATCGgttgatgttcaaaatttttccagcgtcgcacgattttacACTTGTATCTCTCCTGAATAGCCACCTGACCGCTTTTGCGCTTCTTTAACctacaaaatgtggacatagctgttgaataccttcctataatatctttaactgtaaaaataaattaaaagagaccatgacaacatgTGCATTACAAgtaaaagttcaaatcaagcctgagtactggtatgattatctcggcctgcttgctgGCTCTACAAGTCAGGCTTTTTcaaagatcgtatcatgatatgctatcaacaaaaaaatgctgtcataaaaaatcaaatcataagcattatgtcatatatatttccgactcatagagcctgtcTTTATcattatgttcgagttgtccccatggttattacaaTTATGATAAACGGGCCCGAGActgctgagatttgatctaattatgaacTCACGTGCATgtagcgatcaaacaattgtctgcatcacctgtgtgtGATTCTGAACAGTTGCGACTAATATACAGtgtttcccttttcgtcaacatcgacaatatcaggaAAAACTGAAACAATCACCACATGCTAAAAATTTATGAATCTTTAAAGTCATCAGTAGAAAAAATGGCcataatgaagtctgctatgggggcaataaaaactgtacgacgatggagaaactttgaacatgttcaaaatccatttcagctctatttttcgtcataggacGCTCCcagatttactatgatttactgcgattgacgcaggtatgCTCTTAtaacctcatcgtacgatggactacgcgctttgtgaccacagcttcatatatttaaactaTTGTGCATTGCAAGGAACCGTACGTGCTTTGTGACCGGTGCTTAAGTCTTCTCTTATGTTCACATGTTACTCACCTGGTATCCTGATGAGTTCCTAAACACCTGACACAGCAGTACCTGGCACCACAGGTAACACAGGTGTAGTTGGAGGGGAACGTAAGATCATGTTAAGGTTTGTGTCTGAGTAAAATGCgaaaaatgacatacaaagaaagacacagtttctgtttgtttcacTGAAAAATGTTCccttaaattaaaaaaaagagactTGCTAGGGTAATACTGATATCACCATTACTGCAataatcatattcataataTATCTCAGAGCAATTTGTACAAAGTTTTCTGATGTATGATGATGAAAGGGtttgaaatacacatacttaacttgcaatttgcacataattttcgagatttgcacgtaaaaatattctgaacttgcaatcttaaatgttgaaaatacctgtcCGTAAAAAATACTCTcaggaattagacaccctactcttagacGGAACAACATATGGACGTCTGtcttttttccttccttgtttttgccagtaactttctccggtagcttCACTTGATGTAATTAAAATTCCCTGATTCAAGCTAGCAATCCTCGTCGCGTTTGCCCCCTAGTCTTATTTtgtatgtaaatttttcaaattgcacgtaaaagttttctcactcactcactcactcactcaggtccGCATGCTCCGGGATGGAGCGTAGCGCCTGCACACACAGATCTCCACATAGGTCTGTTGAGGGCCAGCACCCAGGCGGTGGTAAGGTCGAGGCCGGCAGCCCTCAGGTCGTCCTTCAGTTGTTCTTGCCAGGTATGCCTGGGACGGCCCCTGGGGCGGGACCAGTTGGGTGGGGTCGGCTCCCTCAGAAGTGCAGCTGTTTCCAGAGGTGGCTCCGTCCTGGCGATGTGACCAAACAGTCGTAGACGGGCCTGGCGCACCTTACTGGACAGTTGGGGTTGACTGGTGGTCTCGCGCAGGGTGGCATTGGATACATAGTCATGCCACCTGATCCCCAGGATTCTCCTTTGGCACTTAGTATCAAAGGCGTCGAGTCGACGCTCCTGGGCAGCAGTGAGAGTCCAAGTCTCTGCCCCGTAGAGAAGGATGGACAGCACAAGGCTGTTGTAGAGCCTTATCTTTGTCTGCGCAGAGATCTTGCTGCTGGTCCAAACCCTGTCCAGACTGGCCATTGCCGCGGCGGCCCGTAAAAGTTTTCCCAACTTggaattttgcatgtagcaaaaaaaagtatttcgatccctgtgATGATAATGATCAAAAGGTACACAAGTCCCATAGCTTTTTTGCTTGctaatccactgtgtctagctagggcacggtattggatggcagagcccatccctctccttccaaaagcaagagctatctaccactcaaaacaGAAAATTAGATACAAAAGCTGGAAGTACCACTTCAGTACCAAAGCAAGCCTTTAAAGGATCCAAAATCTGATCCTTTCTAGCTTTTATATGAAAAcaacctaccaacacaccatGGGGTTGTGGTGCCATGTTAGTGTTACTGCGGGTATTTGTCCGAGAATGTAGAGGTCCTGGCTTCGAAATTttcatgctaccaatcttgtgccctagtgggaaaggcacttcacacagctttcctcactccatccagttCATAAAATGGATagctgactttggttggggagtgaaaggtggtggaaggaaagGATTGGGCTTGTCCTCCAAATAGCATGCTATAGACActgtggataacaacccactaccccTATGGACTCAAAAAGACTATTGGACTAGAGAACCGACTACCCAACCTTTTACCAACACACAaatataaaaccaatccatctgGCCAGTTTTTCAGTAATCTCATGACCAATAGGCTCACAGAAATACTCACACTAACAATACCTTATATatgatactgtaattcactttgtcttctcggtatcaaactttcacggtctgagaaaatttaacttgttctcggaactaaatgttcactgtcacaGCAAGTGCCCATAAAAAAAGGCTATGAAtaatttgttatcggtaatgataagttcacgttaaaGTCGttaccgtgaaaaccgtgaacataacagtacattgaaaaaatcaggaattacagtattcatACAACTCTcaatcttcatggctaccttctTCCCCCAacaacctggaggtcaagggactaggtaggtaggtaggtatgttAACTAGTTTTGAAAGGATATCCACACACTGCACAGAACTTTCTCTCAGGATACTCGGATGGAGGCACCTGTGCTGTGAGGTAGTTAGGTCCCCCTCTTATGCTGAGTTGCTGACAatgagaaaaaataacaaagacaATGAATGAAAGACTGTATACTATAAGCAAAACAATAATGTCAATTACACAGTACATCATCAGCATGATTCTATTGCATCTCTGTTCTTTATTTTGTCCATTCGAAAAATAATACATACAGTCGTCTAAGCAAAATATATGAAGATCTATACCAGTAAGGTTCATAAGAGTCTTTCCCTATGTTTCTCGGTATTACAAATGATTAACCATAATAACTAaaggtgaagaaacaaaagagCAAAATAACAACTATTAACCATAACAACTGcatgatttaaaaaattgataaaacagtAAAtcaattattgaaaaaaaattagtttaaAAATAGCAAATGTAGCAACTGATAAGCGAAAATTTATAATGTAATACGCAAACTAATGACAAAAGAACAAAGTTGTTTTGACTATTAGTGTGTTAgccaacttttatttttttaagatGTGCCACAGGTAATGCGCTTGATGCAAATATCTACTGTATGTGGTATGTAAGGCAAATGCAAAACAatgacaatacatgtaataccaaACATCTTACCTCTTCTTCTAGTAATGTCTGGAAGTTCTTTCTGAACCTCTGCTTAAAATGATCTcctcttgttttcttcttcttctttgtagCAGCTAAGTCCAAATAGATACATGGGGAACAAGAGTTACATTCATAAATGCACAAAAACAACAATTCACTACTGACTTACTTTGAAGCAAAATTTCACACAGGCAACACTGACCAAGAAAATAATCAAATATCACACTGAAAAACAATTTGCGCATTAATTTGTTGATCAAGACTATGAAGTGACAAAAGCATTGTGAACATACTAAAAAAATCTTGCCAATTTTTAGAATCTAGCAATCTGTATTAACTCTTTCCACACTTAAACAAGTCCTTCGTTGCAATGCTATATAGGAAATAACAAGAGCTTATAGCATGATACAATACATGTTATTGCTGAATAATCGTCGCCACAAGCTCAAAGTGGGTACCCCTATTGACCCATAAGCTATTTGAGAATAACAGCCACtaccacatagggcacatctgtaacttaagctgactcaggtctatTGCAAAGTTCTGCAGACGTACACtaatacaaagaaacaaacagtcagtgttctcaccaggtcTTTTTGGCCTATGCATTGTTAGGGCCACTATGCTCTGAGtctgatttgggcccctatgctgtgtttcaaccagcaaAGGGGACTTTCAGGTTGCTTTGTAAAAATGGTAAAATAAAGAGTGCTTTTTTCTAATGGCTACAAATTCAATTATTTTCAGCAAAGGACTCTCAGGTCATTATAATGCTCACACCTGCATCACTTACCACGTGGCTTTGTTGCAGTAAGATACCCCATATACCCTGTGAAAAAATGTTGGTGAGAACATTGACACCTCAAAAATTGCCATTACTCCGTTTTCACAAGGATACAACACTCACGTGAGTCATTGGTGTCACTAAACTGTGGCAGTTTTTTATTCACTAAAACAAGGTTGGCGTGTGGGTCGTCGTGGAAGTTGTCTCTTTCCAAATTCTCGATCTGTCGTCGCTGTCGCTTTAGCCGCGTGATGTTGTCAATCACTCTTCTCTTGTCTGCATCTCGAAGACGCCCTGTAGAAAACAGAACCACAACATAATTTGATTATCttattgtatgttgttgttgatgtcccTGTAGATCAATTGGTAGTGGCTTCACAGTTGA includes the following:
- the LOC118427286 gene encoding zinc finger HIT domain-containing protein 1-like; translation: MSSKMADKKARESGRLRDADKRRVIDNITRLKRQRRQIENLERDNFHDDPHANLVLVNKKLPQFSDTNDSPATKKKKKTRGDHFKQRFRKNFQTLLEEEQLSIRGGPNYLTAQVPPSEYPERKFCAVCGFPSNYTCVTCGARYCCVRCLGTHQDTRCLKWTV